DNA from Thermococcus argininiproducens:
AGTTGCTGAGTATAATGGTCAAGTCATTGGTTATGTCATGGGTTATTTGAAGCCGGATATGGAAGGACATATAATGAGCATCGCAGTTGATCCCCTTTACAGGGGGAATGGGATAGGCAGAGCATTAATGGAAGCGGTTATAGATAGGTTAATAAAGCGGGGTGCTCGGTATATAGGGTTGGAAGTTAGGGTTAGCAATCAGGGAGCGATAAAACTCTATGAACGACTAGGGTTTAAGAAGATGAAAATTATCCGGAGGTATTACTCTGATGGAGAAGATGCCTACTATATGATGTTAACTCCAGAGAGTTGGGGGGGCAAGAGTTGAGCGAGTTCAAATTTTATATCAGTGGAGAGAGGGTTTTCAGTACCATGGAAAGTGCGATAAATAAACTTTATAACAAGAGACATTACGGAGAGGTTATCAGTGGAAAGTTATTTCTCTCATTTATTGAAGCTGCCTATCTCCTTGAAAAAGAGTGGATTAGGGTTTTTGAGGGTGAAAAGGAACTAGGTCTTGAAGAACTTTTTGAAAAAGGTAGAAAGAAAGATGAACAGTTTGACTTAAAATTCTTGGTATACAAGGATCTTAGAGACAGGGGATACACTGTCAAGACTGCTCTTAAATATGGCTCTCATTTTAGAGTATATAGGAAGGGTATGGAAGAGCATGCCGACTGGCTTATCTGGGTTGTAAGTGAGAGTCAAAAAATGCATCCAAATGACTTGATTGCAAGGGTTAGGGTGGCCCATGGAGTGAGGAAAAAGATGGTTCTTGCAGTTGTTGATGAGGATAATGATGTTGTTTATTATCAAGTTGAAAGAGTAAAGTTTTGAAAATAAGAAAAGTGGAAATCACTTGAGGAACTCAGTTTTCTTTCCAAGATCCTCAAATGCATCAATTACATATTGTAGGTCTTCTTTGCTGTGGGCTGCTGAGGGTTCAAGTCTTATTCTCGCGGTTCCTAATGGAACAGTTGGATATACGATAGCCTGTGCAAAAATATTGTATTCCTCGTATAATCTTCTACTGAATTCTTGAGCAAGTTTTTCATCATAAAGCATCACTGGGGTAATTGGGTGTTTGGTATTTCCAAGATTGTACCCAATATCACGGAGACCCTTTTGAAGGAAGTATGTGTTGTCCCAAAGCTTTTTGACGAGCTCATCACTGTGTTGAAGAATCTCAACAGCAGCAATAGCTGCAGCGACATCTGGTGGATTTACTGCACTGGAGAATAGGAAGGGTCTTCCTCTTTGTCTTAGGTAATCTATTGCTTCCTCTGGGCCGGCAACGTAACCCCCGATGACACCAAAAGCTTTGCTTAGAGTCCCCATCTCGAAGTCGACTCTATCATGGAGATTGAAGTGATCCACTATACCTCTTCCGTGTTCTCCTAAAACACCCTCACCATGGGCATCATCCACATAAACCATGGCATCATATTGCTCTGCTAACTCTACTATTTCTGGTAGCGGAGCTAAGTCACCATCCATTGAGAAAACTCCATCCGTGACTATGAGTTTTTTCTTCTTGCTTTTAACCTCTTCAAGCTTCTTTTTGAGGTCTTCCATATCAAGGTGCTTGTAGATAACTTTGGGAGCACCGCTTAATCTCATACCGTCTATGATGCTCGCGTGGTTGAGTTCTTCGCTTACAAAAACTCCATCTTCGCCTTTCTTTATGAGGGCACTAATGGCTCCAAGGTTTGCATTATAACCACTCTGGAAGAGAATCGCAGCCTCTCTCTTTTTGAATTTTGCCAGTTTCTCCTCGAGCTCTACGTGGAGTTCCATTGTACCAGCTATAGTTCTAACAGCTCCCGCACCTATACCATAGTCGAGAATTGCTCTTATTGCGGCTTCTTTGATTTTTGGATGTGCGGCAAGGCCAAGGTAGTTGTTGGAACACATGTTAAGAACCTTCTTCCCATCCACAACAACCCAGGGGCCTTGAGAACTTTGAAGGACTCTAATCTTAACATAGAGGCCTTTCTCTTTAAGTTCATTAAGCTCCTCAGTAATCCAATCAAGCTTCGCCATATGCACCACCGAGTAGAATATCTACTTTTTACACCTATAAAAGTTTTTCATGTATCTCAATGATATGTCTACGGTTACCCCTGGAGACAATATAATGGCTTTTTTGTATGTATTGCTTTAGATTAGATCCTAGAAATTTACGATTATCGGCCGTAAATTTTATATATTTCAAGTGCTTAATTTTTGTGGGTCTTCGTAGGGAGGACAGAGCAAAGCCGCAAAGTTAGAATGTTGGCCTGCTTGGTTTTTAATTATAATTAAATTTCAGGATTAGGGATATGATTGTGCTAAATAGGAGGTTGTAGATGATTATATAAGATGTAGAAACACAAGGGGTGAATTCCTAGTGATAAGAAAATTAAAATGGGACTTTTATTTAGTTCTTGTTTTATCTGTGGCTTTTATCCTTATCTTTTCTGTTTCGCTTGGAATCTACAAGGACAAGATGACTAAGAATGAGTTCTGGGATAGATTCATTGGTGAAAGATTAGCCTACGTTTATGTAGTTCCAAATGAGAGTATAGAGGCAACTATTTTCTGGTGTCCTTCCTCTATGAAATTAGAGAAAGATAAGCTGAAAGATAATATTAGTGTAACTATTTCCACGCCCTTAGGTTCACTGGTTCAATACAAAGGAGAAGATCTGCAAAGGTCATTCAGAGGATACTTTAGAATGATTATACCAATGCAGCTTTTGGGCTTTGAGTCTGGGAGCTACGAGTTGGAGAATGTAAACTCCTACATTTATGTTACCACTCCAACTAGAACAGAGAAGTTTACCATCTCCTTAGGAAATTGGATCATTGAAACTGGCAAAGAAATTGCCCCAAAATTAATTATTACCGAAAACAGCCGATATGCTACTACATTTGTAAACGATTCTAAACTGGTAAAATATGAGATAGGGTTGTTTAACCCAACAAATGAGAGCATCTACATTATGAACATTTTTCATCCCCTAGACTCTCAAAGCTTAAGAACTCTCGCTATAGCTTGTTACAACACCACATCCATTTTAGACTTACCAAAAGTGGAAGATGGATCAAAAATTCCAAAAGAGAATCTTCTTTCTTCCACAGGGTGTCAGATACCTCCAAGAGAAAAAAGATACCTTGTCATGTATATCGAAGTTGATCCTACAGTTGAAATGCTCTTATTGAGACCAAAAATAGAGTACAAATTGAACAATAGTACTTTTTTCATGCCCGGAGCAACAATGGAATTTGTTAGAATAACAGAAAGGTGCACAAATTAATAGTTTTCCCAATTTAAGAAGAGTTTGCTTTTCTGTTCTAGATTTTTGGGATGTAAGTTTCTATATAACAATGTTTAAGTAAAAATCAACTCTCTCTAAAACTATGAAAAGTCCAAAGCTTTTAAATATCTGCTTGAGTATAAAGAAGTTAGGTTACGATAATAGGTGATCGCTATGGTTGAGGCGGTAAAAGAGGTTAAAGAAGTCAAAATTCTTGAAAAACCTTGGGTTGAAAAGTACAGGCCTGAGAGACTTGATGACATTGTTGGTCAGGATCATATAGTGAGGAGATTGAAGCATTATGTTAAGACTGGTTCGATGCCCCACCTTCTCCTAGCTGGACCACCAGGCACAGGAAAAACGACTTCTTCACTGTGTTTAGCGAGGGAGCTGTTTGGCGAAAACTGGCGTCATAACTTTTTAGAACTCAACGCGAGCGATGAAAGAGGGATAAACGTCATAAGGGAGAAAGTAAAGGAGTTTGCAAGAACAAAGCCTATTGGAGGAGTAAGTTTCAAGATAATATTCCTCGATGAGGCCGATGCTTTAACTCAAGACGCTCAACAAGCCTTGAGAAGAACAATGGAGATGTTCTCAAGCAACGTTCGCTTTATCTTGAGCTGCAACTATTCCTCTAAGATCATTGAGCCCATTCAGAGTAGATGTGCTATTTTCCGCTTCAGACCACTTAGAGATGAAGATGTAGCCAAGAGACTCAAATACATAGCAGAAAATGAAGAATTAGAGCTCACTGAAGAAGGCCTTCAAGCTATACTTTATGTAGCTGAGGGAGACCTGAGAAGGGCTATAAACGTACTTCAAGCAGCTGCAGCTTTGGACGTAAAGATCACTGACGAAAACGTTTTCTTAGTGGCAAGTAGAGCTCGTCCAGAGGATGTTAGGGAAATGATGCTTTTCGCTTTGGAAGGAAATTTCCTTAAAGCTAGGGACAAACTAAGAGAGATTCTTCTTAAACAAGGATTAAGCGGGGAGGATGTTCTTATACAGATGCACAAAGAGGTGTTTAACCTTCCAATAAGTGAGCCAAAGAAAGTGGCCCTCGCAGATAAAATTGGTGAATACAACTTTAGACTTGTTGAAGGTTCCAATGAAATGATCCAACTTGAAGCGTTGCTTGCTCAATTTACATTGCTTGGCAAGGATTAGGTGAGTTCAAATGCTTCCTTGGACTGAGAAATATAGACCAAAGAGGCTTGTGGATATTGTAAACCAAGATAAGGCCTTAGAAAAGGTCAAGCCGTGGATTGAGCAATGGGTTCATGGAGCCCCTAAAAAGAAGGCTCTTATCTTGGCAGGTCCTCCAGGTAGTGGAAAAACTACTACAGTCTATGCCTTGGCAAATGAATACAAATTTGAGGTTATTGAACTTAATGCCAGCGATGACAGAACATTTGGGAAGATAGAGCGTTATTTAAACGCTGCTTATACAATGGATGTTTTTGGGAGGAGAAGGAAACTTATCTTCTTAGATGAAGCGGATAACATAGAGCCAAGTGGTGCTAGAGAAATAGCCAAACTCATAACCAAGGCTCGCAATCCAATAATAATGTCTGCCAATAGATACTGGGAGGTTCCGATAGAAATAAGAAATAAAGCTGAAATCGTTGAGTACAAGAGATTGACCCAGAGAGATATATTAAAGGCGCTATTTAGGATAATTAAGGCAGAAGGGATCTTTGTTCCTAAAGAAGTTCTCCAGATGATTGCCAAGAGAGCTAGAGGGGATTTAAGAGCTGCTATAAACGACCTTCAGACCGTGGTAAGTGGTGGAGT
Protein-coding regions in this window:
- the rimI gene encoding ribosomal protein S18-alanine N-acetyltransferase; this encodes MSVSSRDFLPRRIPLSLITIRPATLFDLNEIMRIERQSFREQYPRGLFLMFLEANRETFLVAEYNGQVIGYVMGYLKPDMEGHIMSIAVDPLYRGNGIGRALMEAVIDRLIKRGARYIGLEVRVSNQGAIKLYERLGFKKMKIIRRYYSDGEDAYYMMLTPESWGGKS
- the endA gene encoding tRNA-intron lyase codes for the protein MSEFKFYISGERVFSTMESAINKLYNKRHYGEVISGKLFLSFIEAAYLLEKEWIRVFEGEKELGLEELFEKGRKKDEQFDLKFLVYKDLRDRGYTVKTALKYGSHFRVYRKGMEEHADWLIWVVSESQKMHPNDLIARVRVAHGVRKKMVLAVVDEDNDVVYYQVERVKF
- a CDS encoding glycine C-acetyltransferase, producing the protein MAKLDWITEELNELKEKGLYVKIRVLQSSQGPWVVVDGKKVLNMCSNNYLGLAAHPKIKEAAIRAILDYGIGAGAVRTIAGTMELHVELEEKLAKFKKREAAILFQSGYNANLGAISALIKKGEDGVFVSEELNHASIIDGMRLSGAPKVIYKHLDMEDLKKKLEEVKSKKKKLIVTDGVFSMDGDLAPLPEIVELAEQYDAMVYVDDAHGEGVLGEHGRGIVDHFNLHDRVDFEMGTLSKAFGVIGGYVAGPEEAIDYLRQRGRPFLFSSAVNPPDVAAAIAAVEILQHSDELVKKLWDNTYFLQKGLRDIGYNLGNTKHPITPVMLYDEKLAQEFSRRLYEEYNIFAQAIVYPTVPLGTARIRLEPSAAHSKEDLQYVIDAFEDLGKKTEFLK
- a CDS encoding replication factor C small subunit — protein: MVEAVKEVKEVKILEKPWVEKYRPERLDDIVGQDHIVRRLKHYVKTGSMPHLLLAGPPGTGKTTSSLCLARELFGENWRHNFLELNASDERGINVIREKVKEFARTKPIGGVSFKIIFLDEADALTQDAQQALRRTMEMFSSNVRFILSCNYSSKIIEPIQSRCAIFRFRPLRDEDVAKRLKYIAENEELELTEEGLQAILYVAEGDLRRAINVLQAAAALDVKITDENVFLVASRARPEDVREMMLFALEGNFLKARDKLREILLKQGLSGEDVLIQMHKEVFNLPISEPKKVALADKIGEYNFRLVEGSNEMIQLEALLAQFTLLGKD